A window from Theobroma cacao cultivar B97-61/B2 chromosome 3, Criollo_cocoa_genome_V2, whole genome shotgun sequence encodes these proteins:
- the LOC18606358 gene encoding putative transferase At4g12130, mitochondrial, with amino-acid sequence MRRFVPSLLIRHRSLHHLQNAGPLCSHLKSRSVIRFSGPETIKFLQGLLTNDVRRFGEPPREDNSPVPTTNVASVVVPPMYAALLTPQGRFLYDLFLYRPPRAEEKLDRTGSGPGRASGGSVEILADVDGSILDELLATFKKYRLRSKVEIENVAEDFSCWQRYGQNLFGKTPTVEEPEAASVGWGIGVDGSGTTASHGNDVGWQWFKDPRLGCLGFRGIFPSGTTPPLVESDKETDEENYLLWRLEKGVAEGSTEIPKGEAIPLEYNFTGLNAISFDKGCYVGQELIARTHHRGVIRKRLLPLKFLDENGKEVEGKVAPGSEVINTASGKKAGTVITALGFCGMGVLRLDEAFKGFGSLTLQGQEDVKVEAIRPDWWPTEWFQEHQQHSAVA; translated from the exons ATGCGCCGTTTCGTACCCTCTCTTCTCATCCGCCATCGTTCCCTTCACCACCTCCAAAACGCCGGTCCTCTCTGCTCTCACTTGAAATCGCGGTCCGTAATCCGGTTCTCGGGACCCGAAACAATCAAATTCCTTCAGGGTCTTTTAACAAACGATGTTCGGCGATTCGGTGAACCCCCGCGTGAAGATAACTCCCCCGTTCCTACGACAAACGTGGCCTCTGTCGTAGTTCCTCCTATGTATGCAGCTCTTTTGACGCCTCAAGGAAGGTTTTTGTATGATTTGTTCTTGTATAGGCCGCCTCGCGCCGAAGAGAAGCTCGATAGGACTGGGTCGGGTCCGGGTCGTGCGTCTGGTGGGTCGGTGGAGATTCTGGCTGATGTCGATGGCTCGATCTTGGATGAGTTGTTGGCGACTTTTAAGAA ATACCGGTTGAGGTCTAAGGTAGAAATTGAGAATGTGGCAGAAGACTTCTCTTGCTGGCAGAGGTATGGTCAGAACCTGTTTGGAAAGACACCAACTGTTGAAGAACCAGAGGCTGCTTCTGTTGGTTGGGGAATTGGTGTTGATGGTTCTGGCACAACAGCTTCACATGGCAATGATGTTGGATGGCAATGGTTTAAGGATCCCAGATTGGGTTGTCTAGGTTTTAGGGGGATCTTTCCATCCGGTACAACAC CACCTTTAGTTGAGTCTGATAAAGAAACAGATGAAGAGAATTATCTTCTGTGGAGATTAGAGAAGGGAGTTGCAGAGGGCTCAACTGAAATTCCAAAAG GAGAGGCAATTCCACTTGAATACAATTTCACAGGCCTAAATGCAATCAGCTTTGATAAAGGGTGCTATGTGGGACAAGAACTCATAGCTCGTACACACCACAGGGGGGTTATTCGCAAGCGCTTGCTTCCTTTAAAGTTTCTTGACGAAAATGGAAAAG AGGTGGAGGGAAAAGTTGCCCCTGGTTCAGAAGTGATTAACACTGCCTCCGGTAAGAAGGCAGGGACTGTGATCACTGCACTTGGCTTTTGTGGAATGGGTGTCTTGCGGCTGGATGAAGCCTTCAAAGGTTTTGGCTCATTGACACTACAAGGACAGGAGGATGTGAAGGTGGAGGCCATTAGACCAGATTGGTGGCCCACAGAATGGTTTCAAGAACATCAACAACATAGTGCCGTTGCATAG
- the LOC18606357 gene encoding probable leucine-rich repeat receptor-like protein kinase At2g33170 translates to MGISQFLFFLILLLFTFYLPLSVHGNTEVRALMELKASLDPTNMVLESWKSDGDPCGDSFVGVACNEHRKVANISLQGKGLSGKVSPAVAGLKCLSGLYLHYNSLSGEIPKELSNLRELTDLYLNVNNLSGSIPPEIGNMADLQVLQLCCNQLTGNIPTEIGSLKKLSVLALQYNRLDGKIPASIGNLGMLRRLDLSYNRLSGAIPTTLADIPQLEILEIRNNTLYGSVPSGLKRLNGGFQGENNPGLCGTGFSTLRDCTPFDGLNINQLEPFRSHLNGTATGVTSQTSNIQGDCNHTDCSNPSRFPKIPVIAGIITVSFVFVVAGFLAFVHYRRQKQKIGNTSDPSDGRLSTDQAKEFHRNGSVSPLVTLEYSYGWDPLGDGWKGIGFSEEHLNKFRFNLEEVESATQCFSEMNLLGRSNFSSVYKGILRDGSLVAIRSINVTSCKSEEAEFVKGLYLLTSLRHENIVRLRGFCCSRGRGECFLMYDFASKGNLSKYLDIEGGGEQILDWSTRISIINGIAKGMEYLHRSEANKQPIVHRNISVEKVFIDQQFNPLIADSGLHKILADDVVYSTLKVSAAMGYLAPEYITTGRFTEKTDIFAFGVIILQILSGKLQLTSSMRLGAESSKFEDFIDTNLRGEFSESMAAKLGKIALSCTHEHPDDRPSMETIIKELNDCNVSS, encoded by the exons ATGGGTATCTCTCAGTTTCTGttctttctcattcttctGCTGTTCACATTCTACCTTCCACTATCGGTTCATGGGAACACAGAGGTTAGAGCTCTAATGGAGCTGAAGGCTTCTTTGGACCCAACAAACATGGTCCTCGAGTCATGGAAAAGTGATGGTGATCCTTGCGGTGATTCTTTTGTGGGTGTGGCTTGTAATGAGCACCGTAAGGTGGCTAACATTTCGTTACAGGGGAAGGGACTTTCTGGTAAAGTGTCGCCTGCTGTTGCCGGACTCAAGTGTCTCTCTGGTTTGTACTTGCATTACAATTCTTTGTCTGGAGAGATACCTAAAGAGCTTTCAAATCTTCGAGAATTGACTGATCTTTATCTTAATGTTAATAATCTGTCCGGCAGCATTCCTCCTGAGATTGGTAACATGGCTGATTTACAAG TTCTACAGTTATGTTGCAACCAGCTGACAGGGAATATACCTACGGAGATAGGGtctttgaagaaattaagtGTTCTTGCTTTGCAATATAACAGATTAGATGGTAAAATTCCTGCCAGCATAGGGAATTTGGGAATGTTAAGAAGACTTGACTTGAGCTATAATCGCCTCTCTGGTGCAATTCCTACAACATTAGCTGATATTCCACAATTGGAAATTCTAGAAATCCGAAACAATACTCTATATGGAAGTGTCCCTTCAG GTCTGAAGAGATTAAACGGAGGATTCCAAGGTGAGAACAACCCGGGTTTATGTGGCACAGGGTTTTCAACGTTGAGAGATTGCACTCCTTTTGATGGTCTCAACATCAACCAGCTTGAACCTTTCCGATCACATCTAAATGGCACTGCTACAGGAGTTACCTCACAGACTTCAAATATCCAGGGCGATTGCAACCACACTGATTGCTCAAATCCATCGAGATTCCCAAAGATACCTGTTATTGCAGGGATTATTACAGTCAGTTTCGTTTTCGTAGTTGCTGGATTTCTTGCATTTGTTCACTACCGTAGGCAGAAACAAAAGATAGGAAATACATCTGATCCTTCTGATGGGCGCCTTAGCACTGACCAGGCTAAGGAATTTCACAGGAATGGAAGTGTTTCTCCACTTGTAACTCTCGAATATTCATACGGATGGGACCCATTAGGTGATGGTTGGAAAGGAATTGGATTTTCCGAGGAGCATTTGAATAAGTTTAGGTTCAACCTAGAAGAAGTTGAGTCTGCAACTCAGTGCTTTTCCGAGATGAATTTACTGGGAAGGAGCAATTTCTCTTCTGTCTACAAAGGGATTCTAAGAGACGGTTCTCTTGTGGCCATCAGGAGTATAAACGTGACTAGCTGCAAGTCCGAGGAAGCAGAGTTTGTTAAGGGCTTGTACTTATTAACCTCCTTGCGACATGAAAACATTGTTCGGCTGCGAGGGTTTTGCTGCTCGAGGGGCAGAGGCGAATGTTTTCTCATGTATGACTTTGCTTCTAAGGGAAACCTATCTAAATATCTAGATATAGAAGGCGGAGGTGAACAAATTCTTGACTGGTCGACAAGGATTTCCATCATCAATGGCATTGCAAAAG GTATGGAGTATTTGCACAGAAGTGAAGCAAACAAGCAGCCCATAGTCCACCGCAACATATCTGTCGAGAAAGTTTTCATTGAccagcaattcaacccattgattGCAGACTCTGGTCTTCATAAGATTCTTGCTGACGACGTTGTCTACTCAACTCTGAAAGTGAGTGCAGCCATGGGTTACCTAGCGCCAGAGTACATTACCACTGGCCGTTTTACAGAGAAGACTGACATATTTGCATTTGGAGTGATTATTCTCCAAATCCTGTCTGGTAAACTTCAACTGACAAGCTCAATGCGGTTGGGAGCGGAATCAAGCAAGTTCGAAGATTTTATTGACACAAATCTCAGAGGCGAATTTTCTGAATCCATGGCAGCTAAGTTGGGGAAAATTGCACTTAGTTGCACCCATGAACACCCTGACGATAGACCaagcatggagacaataaTTAAAGAGCTAAATGATTGCAACGTCAGTTCTTGA
- the LOC18606356 gene encoding probable calcium-binding protein CML13 produces MGKDLSDDQVSSMKEAFTLFDTDGDGKIAPSELGILMRSLGGNPTQAQLKAIVAEEKLTAPFDFPRFLDLMAKHMKPEPFDRQLRDAFKVLDKESTGFVSVADLRHILTSIGEKLEPSEFDEWIREVDVGSDGKIRYEEFIARMVAK; encoded by the coding sequence ATGGGCAAGGATCTAAGCGACGACCAAGTCTCATCAATGAAAGAGGCTTTCACTCTCTTCGACACCGACGGCGACGGCAAGATCGCTCCATCGGAGCTAGGGATCCTAATGAGGTCTCTCGGGGGAAACCCGACCCAAGCCCAACTCAAAGCTATAGTCGCTGAAGAGAAGCTGACGGCGCCATTTGACTTCCCTCGTTTTTTAGATCTCATGGCGAAGCACATGAAACCTGAGCCTTTCGATCGGCAGCTACGCGATGCTTTCAAGGTGCTGGATAAGGAGTCGACCGGGTTTGTCTCTGTGGCGGATCTGAGACATATATTGACTAGCATTGGGGAGAAGCTGGAGCCGTCGGAGTTCGATGAGTGGATCCGGGAAGTGGATGTCGGGTCGGATGGGAAGATCCGTTATGAGGAATTTATTGCCAGGATGGTTGCTAAGTGA